From the genome of Pseudomonadota bacterium:
ACCGCTGCCGTCGTCCAGCATGTATTCGCCCTGATCATGAGTCTCAATCAGCATCTTCGCGAATACCAGGCCCTGTTGCGCCAGGGCGCCTGGAAACGCAGCCCACAATTTTGCCTGCTGGATTATCCGATCCGCGAGCTTGCCGGAAGCACGCTTGGAATTGTCGGTTATGGCGAGCTAGGCCAGGGCGTTGCGCAAGCGGCGGCGGCATTCGGCATGAAGGTTTTGGTCGCGAAACGGCCGGGGGGTCGCCCCGGTGACGGGTCGGCAACGACCATTGCTCCGGCGCGTCTGCCACTGGAGCGAATGCTGCCGGCAGTCGACATACTCAGCCTGCATTGTCCGCTGACGCCGGCAACCGACAAACTGATCGGCGCGAAGGAACTGAAACTAATGCCAGGACACGCCTTGCTGATCAATACGGCCAGGGGCGCGCTGGTGGATGAAGGGGCGCTGCTGCATGCGCTCAGGGAAAACCTGATCGGCGGCGCCGGCATCGATGTGCTCAGCGAAGAACCGCCGGTCAATGGCAATGTGCTACTCGACGCCGATCTGCCAAACCTCATTGTCACACCTCATATCGCCTGGGCTACCCGCGAAGCCCGGCAACGCGCGATCGATGAAATGGCGGAGAATATCAGCGTCTTTTGCGGCGGCGGCCACCGGAACCGGGTAATTTGAGCGCTAACAAACCGACCGCCTTTGCGCTCGACGAGGCCGATTGTTGCTCTTCGATCAGGGCAAATGATATATAAGAAACCTGCCTGCAGAACCGGCAACTACAATCTTGGCATTCAGGAGAGGAAAGTGGAAAAAGTCTGGTTGAAAAACTATCCGCCCGGCATCTCGGAAGAAATCAGTTTCGAGACTTTCTCTTCGTTGAAAGACCTGGTCGAAACGAGTTGCAAGAGATACTCCAGCCAGCCGGCATTTTCCAATATGGGGCGGGAAATGAGTTTTGGCGAACTTGACCAGAAAAGCCGCTACCTGGCCGCCTATCTGCAAAAAGTCGCCGGCCTGGTCAAAGGCGATCGCGTAGCGCTGATGATGCCGAATATTCTGCAGTACCCGATTGCGATTGCCGGCACACTGCGCGCCGGTCTCGTCGGGGTCAACGTCAACCCGCTATACACTCCGCGCGAACTGAAACACCAACTCAAGGACTCAGGTGCAAAGGCGATCGTGATCGTCGAGAATTTCGCCCACACCCTGGCCAAGGTAATCGAAGACACCGACGTAAAAGTCGTGATCACAACCCAGCTCGGCGACCTGCTGGGTTTTCCAAAGTCGCTACTCGTCAATACGGTCGTAAAAAAGGTCAAGAAAATGGTACCGGACTGGAATATCCCGGGCTCGATTACTTTCAAAAAAGCGCTGGCCGAAGGTAAATGGCAAACGCTCGACGATGTAGACCTAAGCCATGAGGATATCGCGTTTCTTCAGTATACCGGCGGCACCACTGGCGTCTCAAAGGGCGCGATGCTAACCCATCGCAACCTGGTCTCCAATGTCGAGCAGGCCGCTGCCTGGCTGGGCAAAGACAGCATCGGTGACACCGAAATCGTAATCACGGCGTTGCCGCTTTATCACATATTCGCATTGACGGCGAATTGCCTGCTTTTTCTAAGCGTAGGCGGAAAAAATATCCTGATCACCGATCCACGCGATTTTCCCGGTTTCGTCAAGGAACTGAAAAAACATCGATTCACGTTTATCAGTGGCGTCAATACGCTATTCAACGCGCTGTTGCACACGCCAGGTTTTTCGGAGGTCGATTTCAGCGGCCTCCAGGTTACCCTTGGCGGTGGCATGGCGGTCCAGGGGGCGGTCGCCAAGCACTGGAAAAAGGTGACCGGCAATACACTGGTGCAAGCGTACGGCCTGACCGAAACCTCGCCGGCTGCCTGCATCAACCCGATAGTCGAAGGCGCGGAGTTCAACGGTTCGATCGGCTTGCCAATTCCTTCGACCGAAGCATCGATCGTCGATGACGATGGTAACGAGCTGGGACTGGGTGA
Proteins encoded in this window:
- a CDS encoding D-2-hydroxyacid dehydrogenase; translation: MQSVFLDFATISRGDIDVESLNKALPDLQYFPTTESAELHQRVRNAEIVLTNKIKIDRETIAAAPDLKLVCLAATGTNNVDLEAADERGIAVCNIVAYCTAAVVQHVFALIMSLNQHLREYQALLRQGAWKRSPQFCLLDYPIRELAGSTLGIVGYGELGQGVAQAAAAFGMKVLVAKRPGGRPGDGSATTIAPARLPLERMLPAVDILSLHCPLTPATDKLIGAKELKLMPGHALLINTARGALVDEGALLHALRENLIGGAGIDVLSEEPPVNGNVLLDADLPNLIVTPHIAWATREARQRAIDEMAENISVFCGGGHRNRVI
- a CDS encoding AMP-binding protein; protein product: MIYKKPACRTGNYNLGIQERKVEKVWLKNYPPGISEEISFETFSSLKDLVETSCKRYSSQPAFSNMGREMSFGELDQKSRYLAAYLQKVAGLVKGDRVALMMPNILQYPIAIAGTLRAGLVGVNVNPLYTPRELKHQLKDSGAKAIVIVENFAHTLAKVIEDTDVKVVITTQLGDLLGFPKSLLVNTVVKKVKKMVPDWNIPGSITFKKALAEGKWQTLDDVDLSHEDIAFLQYTGGTTGVSKGAMLTHRNLVSNVEQAAAWLGKDSIGDTEIVITALPLYHIFALTANCLLFLSVGGKNILITDPRDFPGFVKELKKHRFTFISGVNTLFNALLHTPGFSEVDFSGLQVTLGGGMAVQGAVAKHWKKVTGNTLVQAYGLTETSPAACINPIVEGAEFNGSIGLPIPSTEASIVDDDGNELGLGEIGEICIKGPQVMAGYWQQPEETDKVMLEGGWFRTGDMGRMDENGFIFIEDRKKDMILVSGFNVYPNEIEAVAVEHEKILEAAAIGKADEKSGEVVQLFVVKKDPSLTAEEVIEHCRKSLTAYKVPKEVIFRDDLPKTNVGKILRRELRDGGAQ